The proteins below are encoded in one region of Triticum aestivum cultivar Chinese Spring chromosome 1B, IWGSC CS RefSeq v2.1, whole genome shotgun sequence:
- the LOC123096320 gene encoding uncharacterized protein: protein MCKVAGIPPFHRSERRHRISSPPLPLPCAVGARPGHGAVAADLQLDLHLAQLACRRPLPLLPLGRPPSGSPMRSACDAPRDGDVDIRGLSLPSASRPEGTAGGGQQASERTMAALAVGMARCSGILLILILSVGMASESALVGDR, encoded by the exons ATGTGCAAAGTCGCTGGCATCCCCCCGTTCCACCGGAGCGAGCGCCGCCACCGGATCTCGTCCCCTCCGCTCCCTctcccatgt GCCGtcggcgcacgccccggccacgGTGCGGTCGCGGCAGACCTTCAGCTGGATCTGCACCTCGCACAGCTTGCATGCCGGCGTCCTCTTCCACTCCTTCCCCTTGGACGGCCACCCTCAGGTTCTCCGATGAGATCCGCGTGTGACGCGCCGCGCGATGGAGATGTCGACATCAGGGGTCTCTCCCTCCCGTCCGCGTCAAGGCCGGAGGGGACTGCCGGCGGTGGACAGCAAGCGAGCGAGCGTACGATGGCCGCCCTCGCCGTCGGGATGGCTCGCTGCAGCGGCATCCTCCTCATCCTGATTCTCTCTGTCGGGATGGCCTCAGAGTCCGCGTTGGTGGGCGACAGGTGA